GAAGCTTTCTCATTTCATCTCTGTTATTTACATATCCTAATTTCATAGCAGTCATTAACATATAGTCTCCATAGTTAACAATCTTATTATTTATCTTTTTTTCTTCTAGTATTTCTTTAACTTTAGAAAGAACAGTAGTTTTTCCCACACCAGGTATTCCAGTTACTATTCCAATTTTCATTTTACTCACCGATTATTCTCTTTAATAGTGGGTACATTTCTAACGTTCTCTCATAAGCTAATAAATTATAGTACTGAATAGCTATAGTTACTGCTAGCAAAATTCCTACACCAGTTCCATATACTCCTAGAAAAGTTGCTAACACAGCAATTACTCCTACTATAAGAGAACTATAGAAACCTAACGGATATATATACCTAGCCAGAATTCCTTCTATTACTTTAGGACTATTTCTCATTCCCGGTATTTCCATCCCAGCTTCAACCATTTGTTGCGCTTGTGTTGCTGGATCAAGACCAGCGACATCAATCCACAGAATACCGAATATAATGGATAATACAATAAATACGACTGCATAGATTACTGCTCCTATTGGGTCAACTACTAAAGCAAACACACTATGTGGGACATTAGCTGGAGGGAAGAAAAACGCATTTGCAATATCTGTTAAGACTGTAGAGGCAGGAGATGATATATAGGAAGCTAACGATGCAAATAATTGGAAATCAGCACCTAAAACACTTACAAATATTACTGGGATGCTACTAACATATAAGAAGTTTAATGGAATTGTAGTCTTTATCCCTCTTAATCGCTGTGTAGTTACTGGGATTTGTATATTTATGTTAGTTAGATATATTATTAATATAATTAGTCCAATGGTAGAAATAAGTCCTACTAGATCTGGTTGAAATGGTGTAGTTGTGCTCGTATTTACTATTAATGATAGTATGTTCTTTCCACTTACTATGTCAGATATTAACACGGGGAAGAAACCTACTGGTAAGTTTTGATTACTAACTGCTGCAATACCAAACATATCCCAAAACATAATTTTAGTTACACCAGCTAATATAAACAGACTTATTCCAGATCCTAATCCCCATCCTTTTTGAATCATTTCATCTAGAAGTAAAATTATATATGTAGCAACAATTAATTGTATTGTTACAATAGCTGATAGTTCAATATTACCAGCAGTTCTTGTAAACACGTAACCAAATAAGGCAGATTCTACTAGAATGAAAACGAAAGCTAATCCTTTTTCTGCTTCAGTAAATCTAGCTTGATCTTCTTCTTTAGCTAAATCCATTTGAATTAGTTTTGAACCTACTAATATTTGCATAATTAAACCAGAAGTAATGATAGGACCTATTCCTAGTTGAGCTAATGTACCTTGAGTTGAGGCAAAAATAATTTCTTCAGCCAAAAAATTGCTTAAGAACGAATTTGCTGAGGTAACTCCATAAAGTGGTATTGACGCCATTACTAGATAAACAATAACAGCTATAAACGACCAAAGGAGTTTAGTTGCCAAAGAAGGTCTATCTTTAGGTTTAGTTACAGCTGGTAAATATTCTCCTAGTGTAGCAAGAAAATCAACAAAACCCATACTACTCTAAAAAAGCCTATTCACTTGTGGTTAATATAATTTGTCCTCCTAATTCCTTAACTTTTTCAATTGCTTTTTTACTGGCCATATTCACCTTAATTACTAGTGGTATTTTTAGTCCAGATGAGCCTATAAGTTTATCATATCTATATTCAGTTAAATCAACTACTTTCTTTCCATTCTCATCCTTTATTTTTATTTCGCCTTTTTCAATAAGTTCTTGAAGCTTTCTCATTGTAATAACATTATACACTTTACTTGTAGGATTAACAAATCCATGCTTTCCATACCATCCTTCTCCATATTTTACTAACCATGACCATTTTTCCTTATGCATTCCAATTTGCCTACTTCCTTGTGCACCTCTATCTCTATGTTGTCCTTTTGTTCCCCAACCATGAGTCCTATATCCTCTATATTTTCTGCTTTTCTTTTCTTTTCTCACAGTCATTTATACCATCCTCTTAATTAGTTCATTAATTTTTTCTCCTCTATAACCAAATTCACCTTTAACACTAAAAGGTCTATTTATTTTTCCTTTAAAACCACCACTTGGTGGGTGAAGTCGTATAGGTAATTTGAAATAATCATCAAGTTTATGCAGTTTTATTTCTCCGTCCATAATCTTCTTTACAAATAAATTGTAACTTTCTATCTTTAATTGACTTTTAAGTATGTCATCTGTTATTTTAAGATTACCTATTTTAGTATGTAATCTAGTTAGAAGTAATTTAAGTCCTTCTTCATTTAGCTCTCCCCATGTTATGTAAGGTTCAGCTATTTTCAACATCCCTCTAATGGATGATGAATCTTCATACACCATTGCATTAAATCTTCTTGGTAATCTTAGCATTTTCAATGTATCCTGGATATACCAGGGAGTGCCTGCATATCCTCTTATTCTAATAATTCCTAAAAGTCTAGTCATATTACTTCCTCCTCATCCAATCCACTGGAGTAACAAACTTATATGTATTATAAAGTGCATTATATCCAGCCTTTATAAAGTTCTCTGTAGTATATGTAGATCCTCTAGTTAAAGACCATGCATCTTTAATTCCTGCATAAGTCAATAAAGTTTTTAGAGCTGGACCAACTACCAGCCCAGTACCTTTTGGAGCTGGCATTAGCAAAACCTCAACACTCCCAGCCTTTCCATAGACTTTAAAAGGTAAACTATGAGCTTCACCACAGGTACACTCCCAACTTCCACATCCTCTTCTAACTGGGATTATGTTCATTTTAGCATTCTTTATGGCTTTTTGGATAGCTACTCTTAATTGTTTAGCCTTGCCAGTACCATAACTGACATAACCATCCATATTTCCCATTACGATTAAAACCTTGTACTTAGATATTTCACCAGCGTCAGTTTGCTTTTGCACTATCTTTATGTCCATTACTTCGTATTTCAATTTAGGTAATAACACGTCCACTATTTCTGGCTCTGTTATTGGATAATTTTTCTCAAAGATTTCTTTCATAGATGTTATTTTTCCTTCTTTAACTAACTGACCTACTTTTGTTCTAGGTTTCCATTCTTCTGGGTTAATTACAGGAACCTCTTCTGCCATTATGCTCCACCAGATTTAATTTTATTTAATATTTCTTCAAAGTGTGAAGGAAGATCTTTAGGATGCAATCCCCTTTCTAAATACTTAGAAAATAATCTCTTGAATAATTCAGGATTTTCAGCTTCTAATTTCTGGGCATAAGATGCTATATGAACTCCTTTTATTCTATCCTCTTTTATACCCAGATCTCCTACTGGGATGCTGAGACCAGCGTCAATAGCCCCTTTAATAGCTGTAAATATCCTACTACCTTTTACAGGCACGAAAAGTCCAATGTCAGCCACAGCTTCTTTTATACCAGCCTTTAAGGCCCTAACACCTAATAAGTATCCAGTTAAATAGGCAGCAGGTGTGTTGTTCAGATCTCCTTTCCAGCCAAATTTCTTAGCAAGCTCCATAGAATGTGCTGCTACTACAATAACATCTCCTTTTGGATTAAACTTAGCAATTTGTGCTATTATGTATTTGTTCGTTAATCTTACTACTAACCTTGTGGTGTTGTTTATAACATATGTATATCTCTTATAATAATTAGTTTTTCCTTCTCTTCTTCTCCTATACTTTACTCTATAATTAGGACCATGTGCCATATTTCACTCCACCTTCACGCCTAATTGTTTAAGATAATTTTTTACATCAGAGAGATTCCTAAAAGAGTTTCCTTTAGCTTTTCTATATGCTAATCTATATGTTTTCTTATCTATAACATCATTATCTCTGAGCCATTTCAAGTATGTTCTTATTTTTCTAATCTTTAGAACCCATTGCTCTTTCTTACCTCTTCTTGCGCCAGCTGGTCCTTTTCTACTTCCACTCTTCCTTTTTTCTCCTCTTTTTCTCCTCTTTTCTTTCTTTTCTTTTAGTCTCCCACTACTAATACCTTTCTTTTTCTCTATAATAATTTTTCCTTCTTTTATTAATTTTCTAATCTCATCTCTAGTTATAGCTGAGGCTATATCATCTAAGTAATTTGTATTAAATTTCACATTATTTTCTCCAACATTAGTAAGCTCTGCTGCAAGTCTTCTTTGAAGAGCAAACTCTGGCATCTAACTCTCACCCATTGGCTATTTTTAATCCCATTTTTTTAGCCTCTTCAACTAATTCTAATTTCTTTTTTAAACCTATCGTTGATGAGAAGACCACTATTACTTTATCTTTCATTTGTGATGCTTTTTCCAAGTCTTTCTTATTATTAACATAGAATGGAATTAAACCCGAGGGATGTAAACCTCTAATTTCCCTTGGTGATCTGAAGCCTATTTTTACTTTTGGCTGATATCCTTTTAGTTCTAATCTTACTGGATTATCTATACCTTTAGGCTTTCTCCATGTCTCTTGCCTGCCTATTCTATAAAA
The sequence above is drawn from the Sulfurisphaera tokodaii str. 7 genome and encodes:
- a CDS encoding 30S ribosomal protein S5, with protein sequence MAEEVPVINPEEWKPRTKVGQLVKEGKITSMKEIFEKNYPITEPEIVDVLLPKLKYEVMDIKIVQKQTDAGEISKYKVLIVMGNMDGYVSYGTGKAKQLRVAIQKAIKNAKMNIIPVRRGCGSWECTCGEAHSLPFKVYGKAGSVEVLLMPAPKGTGLVVGPALKTLLTYAGIKDAWSLTRGSTYTTENFIKAGYNALYNTYKFVTPVDWMRRK
- a CDS encoding 50S ribosomal protein L18 — protein: MAHGPNYRVKYRRRREGKTNYYKRYTYVINNTTRLVVRLTNKYIIAQIAKFNPKGDVIVVAAHSMELAKKFGWKGDLNNTPAAYLTGYLLGVRALKAGIKEAVADIGLFVPVKGSRIFTAIKGAIDAGLSIPVGDLGIKEDRIKGVHIASYAQKLEAENPELFKRLFSKYLERGLHPKDLPSHFEEILNKIKSGGA
- a CDS encoding 50S ribosomal protein L19e, coding for MPEFALQRRLAAELTNVGENNVKFNTNYLDDIASAITRDEIRKLIKEGKIIIEKKKGISSGRLKEKKEKRRKRGEKRKSGSRKGPAGARRGKKEQWVLKIRKIRTYLKWLRDNDVIDKKTYRLAYRKAKGNSFRNLSDVKNYLKQLGVKVE
- a CDS encoding 50S ribosomal protein L30, yielding MTRLLGIIRIRGYAGTPWYIQDTLKMLRLPRRFNAMVYEDSSSIRGMLKIAEPYITWGELNEEGLKLLLTRLHTKIGNLKITDDILKSQLKIESYNLFVKKIMDGEIKLHKLDDYFKLPIRLHPPSGGFKGKINRPFSVKGEFGYRGEKINELIKRMV
- a CDS encoding uL15 family ribosomal protein codes for the protein MTVRKEKKSRKYRGYRTHGWGTKGQHRDRGAQGSRQIGMHKEKWSWLVKYGEGWYGKHGFVNPTSKVYNVITMRKLQELIEKGEIKIKDENGKKVVDLTEYRYDKLIGSSGLKIPLVIKVNMASKKAIEKVKELGGQIILTTSE
- the secY gene encoding preprotein translocase subunit SecY, which encodes MGFVDFLATLGEYLPAVTKPKDRPSLATKLLWSFIAVIVYLVMASIPLYGVTSANSFLSNFLAEEIIFASTQGTLAQLGIGPIITSGLIMQILVGSKLIQMDLAKEEDQARFTEAEKGLAFVFILVESALFGYVFTRTAGNIELSAIVTIQLIVATYIILLLDEMIQKGWGLGSGISLFILAGVTKIMFWDMFGIAAVSNQNLPVGFFPVLISDIVSGKNILSLIVNTSTTTPFQPDLVGLISTIGLIILIIYLTNINIQIPVTTQRLRGIKTTIPLNFLYVSSIPVIFVSVLGADFQLFASLASYISSPASTVLTDIANAFFFPPANVPHSVFALVVDPIGAVIYAVVFIVLSIIFGILWIDVAGLDPATQAQQMVEAGMEIPGMRNSPKVIEGILARYIYPLGFYSSLIVGVIAVLATFLGVYGTGVGILLAVTIAIQYYNLLAYERTLEMYPLLKRIIGE
- a CDS encoding 50S ribosomal protein L32e; this encodes MNKQINIRKIQEKIKKIREKKIKFLRYDWDKFYRIGRQETWRKPKGIDNPVRLELKGYQPKVKIGFRSPREIRGLHPSGLIPFYVNNKKDLEKASQMKDKVIVVFSSTIGLKKKLELVEEAKKMGLKIANG